In Gammaproteobacteria bacterium, the following are encoded in one genomic region:
- a CDS encoding type IV pilin protein produces the protein MTRNNSRGFTLIELMIVVAIVAIIAAIAYPSYERSVLKSHRADVESMLTQDAQILERCYTQYFSYTNNACPSLTTTSEHGYYSLASTIAAAAYVLTATAQGNQTRDTSCFTFKLDNTGKKSAFSSGGTDNSTTCWGQ, from the coding sequence ATGACACGCAATAACTCGCGCGGCTTTACGCTCATCGAGCTGATGATCGTGGTGGCGATCGTCGCCATCATCGCGGCCATCGCCTACCCCTCCTATGAACGCTCGGTGCTCAAGTCACACCGCGCGGATGTCGAGAGCATGCTCACGCAGGACGCGCAGATACTGGAGCGCTGCTACACGCAGTACTTCAGCTACACCAACAACGCCTGCCCGTCGCTGACAACGACCAGCGAACACGGCTATTATTCATTAGCGAGCACGATTGCCGCTGCGGCATACGTGCTCACGGCCACCGCCCAGGGCAATCAAACCAGGGACACGAGCTGCTTCACTTTCAAGCTGGACAACACCGGCAAGAAATCCGCTTTCAGTTCAGGCGGCACCGACAACTCCACCACCTGTTGGGGCCAATAA
- a CDS encoding PilC/PilY family type IV pilus protein, which yields MNLRLHSKKFLIALATAGLTLANLNAAHAGTVSQTPLFLSTAAEPNVILGIDNSGSMDFEVLFPTNDGAIWWNDQWRSFVGCDLNDNCSNTTLSDTFNFNKAGDFGNSGPWLKYAYLFPFNGVHIRNGGNNSPSAQGHYFIPPLPQYAWARSPDFNNAYFDPSVAYTPWVNSTGAPVYTAFDAQGDINPAAAPDDPFLYTSTTVDLTSAIGGASGSTTPPAWKSPWFMLQQGMTLPAGTVVWNPNGNSGTGQWQTITVPDPIPDNNFANSTYFVNTNNDGSTNDQYLAIAYFPATFWLKATDSLPASYGYIGTPLIGTGPAGEPMLGYEIKPANFASGAQYTAAIQNFANWFSYYRKRHLALRASLSQTFVGLSNMRVACAYMNSDSSNGCPKQGSGTNLTMYDLNKASDKATFFTNFFNNSGGGGTPTWDLLEYIGKQYQRTDSGAPITQACQKNFGIIFTDGYASYPYPSWPFSGSKNTDSSTSAPYGSLGFGKAPYLDGVSGTLGDLATYFYANNLRPDLPTGQVTPDSACGTPTAPPGLDCNINLHMDTYAVTLVQQGLIWNVNLPATQNPFQNLPPWPIGSAFQNRSPTGVDDLWHATLDSRGEMFAAQTPQLIAQQLQQALKGIASRTGSAAAIATNSTRLDTSTSIYQARFQTTDWTGQLLAFKVNPDGSIAANATWDAAQQIPGAASRNIATWNPSGGSGTGAGAAFEWSTLSSAQQTALNLNPGTGTADGFGADRVTWLRGGSVPSTDGFRTRSSPLGDIVNSNPLFVQDDNFAYNNAPTLVNGVNVGQSTYSQYFVSNLSRQPVIYVGANDGMLHAFDANTGKELFAFVPNAVIPALNKLMAPNYSANHQFYVDGTPTVGDAFNGTSWGTYLVGSTGAGGTGVFALNVTNPGSNTEANASSWVMWGVNSSTTGYGDLGYTIPRASIALMSNGQYAVIVSNGFDSITGAAALFIINLFNGQLIREIKVPGVTSDGLAAAVPVDINQPGDRVTNYIYAGDVQGNLWKFDVTSTNPANWCVSNNSGGCISSSATSATPLFKAVDASGKSQPITVRPVVGLANNSSSPQIYFGTGKYFETGDNVVPSSPQVQTFYSIIDGGSGAITRSQLLQQQILTTQQVTVNGVTNTIRVTTNNPTTSNPPGGPSAMTQPGWYMDLLNQPGAAGIDEMVVSPAELDNGRIVFTTLIPNTNSCGFGGTSYLMELNAFTGSRLMQSPFDMNGDGHFTSGDYVTVTVPNGSGGTQTITVPVSGLQSSVGIIQTPAIISASSLEYKFASGSTGQILSVTESAAAGTGRQSWVQLQ from the coding sequence ATGAACCTCAGACTGCATTCGAAAAAATTCCTGATCGCCCTGGCCACGGCGGGGCTCACGCTCGCCAACCTGAATGCGGCGCACGCCGGCACGGTGTCGCAAACGCCGCTGTTCCTGAGCACCGCGGCGGAGCCCAACGTCATCCTCGGCATAGACAACTCCGGCAGCATGGATTTCGAGGTGCTGTTCCCCACCAACGACGGCGCGATATGGTGGAACGACCAGTGGCGGAGTTTCGTGGGCTGCGACCTGAACGACAACTGCAGCAACACAACTTTAAGCGACACCTTCAATTTCAACAAGGCGGGCGACTTCGGCAACAGCGGGCCGTGGCTCAAATATGCCTATCTGTTCCCGTTCAACGGAGTACACATCCGCAACGGCGGCAATAACAGCCCGTCGGCGCAGGGACATTATTTCATCCCGCCGCTGCCCCAATATGCGTGGGCGCGCAGCCCGGATTTCAACAACGCTTATTTCGACCCCAGCGTGGCCTACACCCCCTGGGTGAATTCCACCGGCGCGCCGGTCTATACCGCTTTCGACGCTCAAGGCGACATCAACCCTGCCGCTGCGCCCGATGATCCTTTCCTTTACACCAGTACCACCGTGGATCTTACGAGCGCGATAGGCGGTGCGTCCGGAAGCACAACGCCCCCCGCCTGGAAATCGCCATGGTTCATGCTGCAGCAGGGCATGACGCTGCCTGCCGGAACCGTGGTCTGGAATCCGAACGGCAACAGTGGCACCGGTCAATGGCAGACGATCACCGTTCCAGACCCGATTCCGGACAATAATTTCGCGAACAGCACCTATTTCGTGAACACCAACAATGACGGCTCGACGAACGACCAGTACCTTGCGATCGCCTACTTCCCGGCGACCTTCTGGCTGAAAGCGACCGACAGCCTGCCCGCCAGCTACGGCTACATCGGCACGCCGCTCATAGGCACCGGCCCGGCGGGCGAACCCATGTTGGGCTATGAGATCAAACCCGCAAACTTCGCCAGCGGCGCGCAGTACACCGCCGCGATCCAGAACTTCGCCAACTGGTTCAGCTATTACCGCAAGCGCCATCTGGCCCTGCGGGCCTCTTTGAGCCAAACCTTCGTGGGTCTCTCTAACATGCGCGTGGCCTGCGCCTACATGAACAGCGACAGCAGCAACGGTTGCCCGAAACAGGGGTCCGGTACCAATCTGACCATGTACGACCTGAACAAGGCTTCTGATAAAGCCACCTTCTTCACCAATTTTTTCAACAACTCCGGCGGCGGCGGCACGCCGACCTGGGATCTGCTCGAATACATCGGCAAGCAGTACCAGCGCACCGATTCCGGCGCGCCCATCACCCAGGCCTGCCAGAAGAATTTCGGCATCATCTTCACGGACGGTTATGCCAGCTATCCTTATCCGTCCTGGCCGTTTTCCGGATCCAAGAACACGGATTCCAGTACCAGTGCGCCTTACGGCAGCTTGGGCTTCGGCAAAGCACCGTACCTCGACGGTGTGAGCGGTACGCTCGGGGATCTGGCGACCTATTTCTATGCGAACAACCTGCGGCCGGATTTGCCGACCGGGCAAGTAACCCCGGATTCCGCCTGCGGCACGCCGACTGCACCCCCGGGCCTCGACTGCAACATCAATTTGCACATGGACACCTACGCCGTCACGCTGGTGCAGCAGGGCTTGATCTGGAACGTGAACCTGCCGGCAACCCAGAACCCGTTCCAGAATCTGCCGCCCTGGCCCATAGGCTCCGCCTTCCAGAACCGCAGCCCCACCGGCGTTGACGACCTCTGGCATGCCACGCTCGACAGCCGCGGCGAGATGTTTGCCGCGCAGACCCCGCAGTTGATAGCCCAGCAACTGCAGCAGGCGTTGAAAGGCATCGCCTCCCGCACCGGCTCGGCCGCGGCCATCGCCACCAACTCCACGCGCCTCGATACCAGCACCTCCATCTACCAGGCGCGCTTCCAGACCACCGACTGGACCGGCCAGTTGCTGGCCTTCAAGGTCAATCCGGACGGCAGCATCGCCGCCAACGCCACCTGGGATGCGGCCCAGCAGATACCCGGCGCGGCAAGCCGCAACATCGCCACCTGGAACCCGAGCGGCGGCAGCGGCACGGGCGCGGGGGCCGCCTTCGAATGGAGCACCCTGAGCAGCGCGCAGCAGACCGCGCTCAATCTCAATCCCGGCACCGGCACGGCCGACGGCTTCGGCGCCGATCGCGTCACCTGGTTGCGCGGCGGCTCGGTGCCCAGCACCGACGGCTTCCGCACCCGCAGTAGCCCGCTCGGCGACATTGTGAACAGCAACCCGCTGTTCGTGCAGGATGACAACTTTGCCTACAACAACGCGCCAACCTTGGTCAACGGCGTGAACGTGGGCCAGAGCACCTATTCGCAGTACTTCGTCAGTAATCTCAGCCGCCAGCCGGTGATTTACGTGGGCGCCAATGACGGCATGCTGCACGCGTTTGACGCCAACACCGGCAAGGAGCTGTTCGCCTTCGTGCCCAATGCCGTGATACCGGCACTCAACAAGCTGATGGCGCCCAATTACTCGGCCAACCACCAATTCTACGTGGACGGCACTCCGACCGTGGGCGATGCCTTCAACGGCACCAGTTGGGGTACTTACCTGGTGGGCAGCACCGGCGCCGGCGGCACTGGGGTGTTCGCGCTCAACGTCACCAACCCCGGCTCCAATACCGAGGCCAATGCGTCCAGCTGGGTGATGTGGGGAGTCAACAGTTCCACCACGGGCTACGGCGACCTGGGCTACACCATCCCGCGTGCCAGCATCGCGCTTATGAGCAACGGCCAGTACGCGGTCATTGTCTCCAACGGCTTTGACAGCATCACCGGTGCGGCCGCGCTGTTCATCATCAACCTCTTCAACGGCCAGTTGATCCGCGAAATCAAGGTTCCCGGCGTGACCAGCGACGGCCTGGCGGCCGCGGTTCCGGTGGACATCAACCAGCCGGGCGACCGAGTGACCAACTATATTTACGCCGGCGACGTGCAGGGCAATCTATGGAAGTTCGACGTGACCAGCACCAATCCGGCCAACTGGTGCGTGTCCAACAACAGCGGCGGCTGTATCAGCTCCAGTGCCACCTCGGCCACGCCCCTGTTCAAGGCCGTGGACGCGAGCGGCAAGTCCCAGCCGATCACCGTGCGTCCGGTGGTGGGCCTCGCCAATAACAGCAGCAGCCCGCAGATTTACTTCGGCACCGGCAAGTACTTCGAGACCGGCGACAACGTGGTGCCGAGCAGCCCGCAGGTGCAGACCTTCTACTCCATCATTGACGGCGGCAGCGGCGCCATTACCCGCAGCCAGCTCCTGCAACAGCAGATTCTCACCACCCAGCAGGTGACCGTGAACGGCGTCACCAACACCATCCGCGTCACCACCAACAACCCGACCACCAGCAATCCGCCTGGCGGACCGAGCGCCATGACCCAGCCCGGCTGGTACATGGATCTGCTGAACCAGCCCGGCGCCGCTGGCATAGACGAGATGGTGGTCAGCCCCGCGGAACTCGACAACGGCCGCATCGTGTTTACTACTCTGATCCCGAACACCAATTCCTGCGGCTTTGGCGGCACCTCTTACCTCATGGAGCTGAACGCCTTCACCGGTTCGCGCCTCATGCAATCGCCCTTCGACATGAACGGCGACGGTCACTTCACCAGCGGCGATTACGTAACCGTCACGGTGCCGAACGGCAGCGGCGGCACACAGACCATCACCGTACCGGTGAGCGGCCTGCAATCCAGCGTGGGCATCATCCAGACCCCGGCGATCATCTCCGCCTCCAGCCTGGAGTACAAGTTCGCGAGCGGCAGCACCGGCCAGATACTGTCGGTCACCGAATCCGCGGCCGCGGGTACCGGGCGGCAATCCTGGGTGCAATTGCAATGA
- a CDS encoding pilus assembly protein, translating into MKPHDFSAPPRFSSPPRRQQGVVLVVSLILLLVLTILGIAAIQSTSLEERMAGNQRSHQLAFEAAEAALRQGEQALNGLASLPPFDGSVLGYYPTSNDSGGYPLTAGADWQNWNWAGKSIPYTGTLAIGGNTGATASYYVEPFQYVATPGQSLDVSAPVPGQQLYAITARGVSPDGKSVVILQSTYKR; encoded by the coding sequence ATGAAACCACACGATTTTTCTGCACCGCCCCGGTTTTCTTCACCGCCCCGGCGCCAGCAAGGCGTAGTGCTGGTCGTCAGCTTGATTCTGCTGCTGGTGCTCACCATTCTCGGCATCGCCGCGATCCAGAGCACCTCGCTCGAAGAGCGCATGGCCGGCAATCAGCGCTCGCACCAGTTGGCCTTCGAGGCGGCGGAAGCCGCGTTGCGCCAGGGCGAGCAGGCATTGAACGGCCTGGCTTCGCTGCCGCCGTTTGATGGCAGCGTGCTCGGCTATTACCCGACTTCCAACGACTCCGGTGGCTATCCCCTGACGGCGGGAGCCGATTGGCAAAACTGGAATTGGGCCGGTAAATCCATTCCCTATACCGGGACGCTCGCCATCGGAGGCAATACCGGCGCGACGGCCAGCTATTACGTCGAGCCATTCCAGTATGTGGCCACCCCCGGCCAGTCGCTGGACGTGAGCGCGCCGGTTCCCGGCCAGCAGTTGTACGCGATCACCGCGCGCGGCGTGAGCCCGGACGGCAAATCGGTCGTGATCCTGCAATCCACCTACAAGCGTTGA
- a CDS encoding PilW family protein, whose translation MNRRHPHPFVPARQQGLSLVELMIALVVGLVFMAGVISMFLASRQSYTLGSAVARLQENGRFALDFMRPVLRLAGYTGCGGQSLWQAPSVNLLNVQTDFYNFTQAVQGYDYNSPATNVGGKYAVASETPALDTSASDWSPALPATIWSAISNTVIPGSDIIMIHAVTPGGIAISSFPGGGNSANVKVYNNVSLANAGLVIGTIAYVTNCSQSAVFQATNVNQSSGTVVHSAGGGVSPGNVSAGKVGNFGLPAQLYTIQTYLYYIGRGADQGPALYQVILSNTGALATPQELVPDIENMQVLYGVDTDGDGIANQYVAASGIGNWAAANIVSVRLGLLIRSNNNVVPATTLTALDVDGVAVTPPPNPGATTTRRLHRVFVETIALRNHVP comes from the coding sequence ATGAACCGCCGGCACCCGCATCCGTTCGTTCCGGCCCGCCAGCAGGGTTTGTCACTGGTGGAGCTGATGATTGCGCTGGTGGTCGGCCTGGTGTTCATGGCCGGCGTGATTTCGATGTTCCTGGCCAGCCGGCAAAGCTACACGCTTGGCAGCGCCGTGGCGCGCTTGCAGGAAAACGGCCGCTTCGCACTGGATTTCATGCGACCGGTACTGCGCCTCGCCGGCTACACCGGCTGCGGCGGCCAGAGTCTCTGGCAGGCTCCCAGCGTCAACCTGCTGAACGTTCAGACTGATTTTTACAACTTTACGCAAGCCGTGCAGGGCTATGACTACAACAGTCCCGCGACCAACGTGGGCGGAAAATACGCCGTCGCATCGGAAACGCCGGCGCTTGATACCTCCGCGAGCGACTGGTCGCCGGCCCTGCCCGCGACCATCTGGAGCGCGATTAGCAACACCGTCATCCCCGGCAGCGACATCATCATGATCCACGCCGTCACCCCCGGCGGCATTGCCATATCGAGTTTCCCGGGCGGCGGCAATTCCGCCAACGTGAAGGTTTACAACAACGTGTCGCTGGCCAATGCCGGTCTGGTCATAGGCACCATTGCGTATGTTACCAATTGCTCGCAATCGGCCGTATTCCAGGCAACCAATGTCAACCAAAGCAGCGGAACGGTTGTCCATTCCGCAGGCGGCGGCGTGTCTCCGGGAAACGTGTCCGCCGGCAAGGTCGGCAATTTTGGGCTTCCGGCCCAGCTCTACACGATTCAGACTTATCTGTATTACATCGGCCGGGGAGCCGATCAGGGACCGGCGCTCTACCAAGTCATCCTGAGCAACACCGGCGCGCTGGCTACTCCCCAGGAACTGGTACCCGATATCGAGAACATGCAGGTCCTCTATGGCGTGGACACCGACGGCGACGGCATCGCCAACCAGTACGTGGCCGCGAGCGGCATTGGCAACTGGGCGGCGGCCAACATCGTGAGCGTGCGTCTCGGCCTGCTGATCCGCAGCAACAATAACGTGGTGCCGGCCACGACGCTCACCGCGCTTGACGTGGACGGCGTCGCGGTCACGCCGCCGCCAAACCCCGGCGCCACCACCACCCGGCGGCTGCACCGGGTGTTCGTCGAAACCATCGCGCTGCGCAACCACGTGCCATGA
- the pilV gene encoding type IV pilus modification protein PilV, which yields MQVISAKSSAAGFSLLEVLIALLVMSVGLLGIAGMVTSSLKANDSAYLRSTANSLAYSILDRMRANRQSATQGGYNIAMGTLAPVSTACLQTSNCSTTQLAALCLGAANTCTPNAMAQADLSMWKQDLATDLPAGDGSVSTALDANGVIDVTIVIQWNAARAAQALAKFTTVPAAGTTNFTIVSGL from the coding sequence ATGCAAGTGATTTCCGCCAAATCATCCGCAGCCGGTTTCAGCCTGCTGGAAGTGCTGATTGCGCTGTTGGTCATGTCGGTCGGCCTGCTCGGCATCGCCGGCATGGTGACAAGCTCGCTCAAGGCCAACGACAGCGCCTACCTGCGCAGCACCGCCAACAGCCTGGCGTACAGCATCCTGGACCGCATGCGCGCCAACCGCCAAAGCGCCACGCAAGGCGGTTACAACATCGCGATGGGCACGCTCGCGCCGGTGAGCACTGCCTGTCTGCAAACCAGCAACTGCTCGACCACCCAACTGGCGGCCCTGTGCCTGGGAGCGGCAAACACCTGTACACCCAACGCCATGGCCCAGGCGGACCTCAGCATGTGGAAACAAGATCTGGCCACGGATTTGCCCGCGGGCGACGGCAGCGTCAGCACGGCGCTTGATGCGAACGGCGTGATTGACGTCACCATCGTCATCCAGTGGAACGCCGCGCGCGCCGCCCAGGCGCTCGCCAAGTTCACCACCGTGCCGGCCGCCGGCACCACCAACTTCACCATCGTGAGCGGCTTATGA
- a CDS encoding GspH/FimT family pseudopilin — translation METIRFTRGFTLIELVVLVAVLGIVTAMAVPNFSATIKNARDVSQVNALITGFTTARSAAVKNGSSKVTICAGTTTACGGATWAAGWVVFYATPPPGAATVIRAFPPISGSNTFTSNGGYSFTFYPNGLPYSLTNAPPASATVFTLCDGRGPSYGRSLTLLPTGSLQAAQKTGYQVNGTTAISSC, via the coding sequence ATGGAAACCATCAGATTCACGCGCGGCTTCACGCTGATCGAACTCGTGGTGCTGGTCGCGGTGCTCGGCATCGTGACCGCCATGGCCGTGCCGAATTTCAGTGCCACCATCAAGAATGCGCGCGACGTCTCGCAGGTCAACGCCCTGATCACCGGGTTCACGACCGCGCGCAGCGCAGCCGTCAAAAACGGCAGTTCCAAGGTCACGATCTGCGCCGGTACCACTACCGCGTGCGGCGGCGCCACTTGGGCCGCCGGCTGGGTGGTGTTCTACGCGACCCCGCCGCCGGGCGCCGCCACCGTGATCCGCGCATTCCCGCCGATTAGCGGCAGCAACACGTTTACCAGCAACGGCGGGTACAGCTTTACCTTCTATCCCAACGGCCTGCCTTACTCCCTGACCAATGCGCCGCCCGCGAGCGCGACCGTATTCACGCTCTGCGACGGACGCGGCCCGAGCTACGGGCGCTCGCTCACGCTGCTGCCCACGGGCAGCTTGCAGGCCGCGCAAAAGACCGGCTATCAGGTAAATGGCACCACTGCCATTTCAAGTTGCTAA
- a CDS encoding acyl-CoA dehydrogenase family protein: protein MNDAGEFFQDAPVLGNQYQGDAALQAWLKAYLPTDVLKQITPGLERLGERAAGDMLAMAADAEAHPPRHVPYDPWGRRIDRIETTWGWQALRRVAAEEGIVATAYERREAAWSRLHQFVRLYLYHPSSAMASCPLAMTDGAARVLEVYGDKLLQERYLPHLLSRDPERFWTSGQWMTERSGGSDVSGTSTVARIESGAYRLHGTKWFTSATDSQLAVTLARDPDAGDKLSMFLLELRDAGGWLNGIQVHRLKDKLGTRALPTAELTLAGTPAQRIGAPGHGVRNIATVLNITRLYNSVCAVSYMRRGLALAEDYARKRRAFGKLLSEHPLHRETLADLHTEFIGALHLVLHLGVLLGRDETGAAGDADKTLLRLLTPVAKLFTGKQSIAVVSEVLECFGGQGYIEDTGLPVLLRDCQVLSIWEGTTNVLSLDVLRVLDHPQALEVFAADVENRLARAQHPDLERACHAIRHAVQDIRNWFEATAGSPTERETFARRFAFSLARSYTAALLAGAVQDGWLDRDILQRWCRVPLTLV, encoded by the coding sequence ATGAACGACGCCGGTGAATTCTTTCAGGATGCGCCCGTGCTGGGTAACCAGTACCAGGGCGACGCGGCATTACAGGCTTGGCTCAAGGCTTACCTGCCCACAGACGTCCTGAAGCAAATCACCCCGGGCCTGGAGCGTCTGGGGGAACGCGCAGCCGGCGACATGCTCGCGATGGCTGCGGATGCCGAAGCCCATCCGCCGCGGCATGTGCCCTATGATCCCTGGGGCCGGCGGATTGATCGCATCGAAACCACTTGGGGCTGGCAGGCTCTGCGGCGGGTGGCCGCCGAAGAAGGCATCGTAGCGACGGCGTATGAACGCCGGGAGGCCGCGTGGTCCCGGCTGCATCAATTCGTGCGTCTGTACCTGTATCACCCCTCTTCGGCGATGGCTTCTTGTCCATTGGCCATGACCGATGGTGCGGCCCGTGTCTTGGAAGTATACGGCGACAAATTGCTGCAGGAGCGCTACCTGCCGCACCTCCTGAGCCGGGATCCCGAACGGTTCTGGACTTCCGGCCAATGGATGACCGAGCGCAGTGGCGGCTCCGATGTGAGCGGCACGTCTACGGTGGCGCGCATCGAATCCGGCGCATATCGGCTGCACGGTACCAAGTGGTTTACCTCGGCGACCGATTCGCAGCTCGCGGTCACACTGGCGCGTGACCCCGATGCCGGCGACAAGCTCAGCATGTTTCTGCTGGAGTTGCGCGATGCCGGCGGTTGGCTCAACGGCATTCAGGTGCATCGCCTCAAGGACAAGCTCGGCACCCGCGCCCTGCCCACGGCCGAACTCACGCTCGCGGGCACGCCCGCGCAGCGCATCGGCGCGCCCGGTCACGGCGTACGCAACATCGCCACCGTGCTCAACATCACGCGGCTGTACAACTCAGTGTGCGCAGTGAGCTATATGCGTCGCGGACTGGCGCTCGCGGAAGATTACGCCCGCAAGCGGCGCGCATTTGGCAAGTTGCTTTCGGAACACCCGCTGCACCGCGAGACTTTGGCGGACCTGCACACGGAATTCATCGGCGCGCTGCATCTGGTGCTGCACCTCGGCGTGTTGTTGGGACGCGATGAAACCGGCGCCGCCGGCGATGCGGATAAAACCTTGTTGCGCCTGCTGACACCCGTGGCCAAACTATTTACCGGCAAGCAGTCCATCGCCGTGGTCAGCGAAGTGCTGGAGTGCTTCGGTGGCCAGGGCTACATCGAGGACACCGGTCTGCCGGTGCTGCTGCGCGACTGCCAGGTACTCTCCATCTGGGAAGGGACGACCAATGTGTTGAGCCTGGACGTGCTGCGCGTGCTCGATCACCCGCAGGCCCTTGAGGTGTTTGCGGCGGACGTTGAGAACCGGCTAGCGCGTGCGCAGCATCCAGACCTCGAGCGTGCCTGCCACGCCATACGTCATGCCGTGCAGGACATCCGGAACTGGTTCGAGGCAACCGCCGGCTCACCCACCGAGCGCGAGACCTTTGCGCGGCGTTTTGCCTTCAGTCTGGCGCGCAGCTATACGGCTGCTCTGCTTGCCGGTGCCGTGCAGGATGGCTGGCTGGACCGCGACATCCTGCAGCGCTGGTGCCGTGTGCCGTTGACGCTGGTTTGA
- a CDS encoding SLC13 family permease — MHELHPPYSLKRDYLLWTLVAALIVFSVLEPHKIPDYPQLVNWPTIATLLGLMILTKGVEQSGWLHRVGRNVIARVSSQRVLALVLVCGSALLAMLLTNDIALFVVVPLTLQLGTLAALPLRRLVIFEALAVNAGAMLTPIGNPQNIFLWRLSGVDFVHFVWHMVPPFMIAMACLLLLTAWAFPGARIRVQPRAPIPAVQQRLLLTSALLYIPFLVLADLQLTALALVLVVAVFLAGFPRLLRRIDWPLIVVFVLMFIDLGRLAEYPVLAYVNLAERSSLYLAGALSSQVISNVPAAILLSRYSHDWGTIAWAVDVGGFGVCIASLANLIALRLGRQRGMLPAFHAWSLPFFVVVGVLVWLWLRLA, encoded by the coding sequence ATGCACGAGTTACATCCGCCGTATTCCCTGAAACGGGACTATCTGCTGTGGACTCTGGTCGCCGCGCTGATTGTGTTCAGCGTACTCGAGCCGCACAAGATTCCGGATTATCCCCAACTGGTGAACTGGCCGACCATTGCGACGCTGCTTGGCCTGATGATCCTCACCAAGGGAGTGGAGCAGAGCGGCTGGCTGCACCGTGTGGGCCGGAACGTGATCGCGCGGGTGTCCAGCCAGCGTGTGCTGGCGCTCGTGCTGGTATGCGGGTCCGCGCTGCTCGCGATGCTGCTGACCAACGACATTGCGCTGTTCGTGGTCGTGCCGCTGACGTTGCAATTGGGCACGCTCGCCGCGTTGCCGCTGCGGCGCCTGGTGATATTCGAAGCCCTGGCGGTGAACGCCGGTGCCATGCTCACGCCCATCGGCAATCCCCAGAACATTTTTCTCTGGCGGCTTTCGGGCGTGGACTTTGTTCACTTCGTGTGGCACATGGTGCCGCCGTTCATGATTGCCATGGCGTGCCTGCTGTTGCTTACCGCCTGGGCATTCCCCGGCGCACGCATCCGGGTGCAGCCGCGCGCGCCGATCCCGGCTGTGCAGCAGCGGCTGCTGCTGACCTCGGCACTCTTATATATACCGTTCCTTGTACTGGCGGACCTGCAGCTCACCGCGCTAGCCCTGGTACTGGTCGTGGCGGTGTTCCTGGCCGGGTTTCCGCGGCTGTTGCGCCGCATTGATTGGCCGCTGATCGTGGTCTTCGTGCTGATGTTCATTGATCTCGGCCGGCTGGCCGAGTATCCGGTGCTGGCGTACGTGAATCTCGCCGAGCGCAGCTCGCTGTACCTGGCGGGCGCGTTGAGTTCGCAGGTCATCAGCAACGTGCCGGCCGCGATCCTGCTGTCGCGCTACTCACATGATTGGGGCACCATCGCCTGGGCGGTGGACGTAGGCGGCTTTGGCGTGTGCATTGCCTCGCTCGCCAACCTGATTGCGCTGCGCCTCGGCCGCCAGCGCGGCATGCTGCCGGCGTTCCACGCCTGGTCACTGCCGTTCTTCGTGGTAGTGGGCGTGTTGGTGTGGCTGTGGCTGCGTCTGGCGTGA